One region of Streptomyces subrutilus genomic DNA includes:
- a CDS encoding type I polyketide synthase, translating into MSASYEKVVQALRKSLEEVGSLKKQNRRLLDASREPIAIVGMACRLPGGVAGPDDLWRLVSEGQDAVTSFPEDRGWDLDGLFDPDPDRAGTSYTDKGGFLHEAAQFDAGFFGISPREALAMDPQQRLLLEASWEALERAGINPVSLKGTDVGVFSGVFSQGYVAPGASVVTPELEGFAGTGGSTSVASGRVSYVLGFEGPAVSVDTACSSSLVAMHLAAQALRQGECSMALAGGATVLASPGVFAEFSRQRGLAADGRCKAFADGADGTGWAEGVGVVVLERLSVARERGHRVLAVLRGSAVNQDGASNGLTAPNGPSQQRVIRGALASAGLVSADVDVVEAHGTGTALGDPIEAQALLATYGQDRDPERPLWLGSLKSNIGHAQAAAGVAGVIKMVQALRHGVMPPTLHVDAPSSKVDWSAGAVELLTEARPWPQNGRPRRAGVSAFGVSGTNAHLILEEAPAEESEAVSDAAAPAGVVPLVVSAGPPGSLAAQAGRLAACLEADGVPPASAAGTLATGRAVFGERAVVVAESGAEALAGLRALARGESAAGVVSGCAGSGAPGRVVWVFPGQGSQWAGMGRELLDSSPVFAERIAECAAALEPYVDWSLLEVLRGETEPELMERVDVLHPASFAVMVGLAAVWSSVGVKPDAVLGHSQGEIAAACVAGALSLEDAARVVALRSQAIAKDLAGRGGMASVALSEDEAVARIAPWADRVEVAAVNGPSSVVIAGDAEALDEALEALSGMESGSAGWRWTTPRTPAMSRTSARRSPRRWPGSRRRRRRCRSTRP; encoded by the coding sequence GTGAGTGCGTCGTATGAAAAGGTCGTCCAGGCGCTGAGGAAGTCGCTCGAAGAGGTCGGCTCGCTGAAGAAGCAGAACCGCCGGCTGCTCGACGCTTCCCGCGAGCCGATCGCCATCGTGGGAATGGCCTGCCGCCTTCCCGGCGGCGTGGCGGGGCCGGATGACCTGTGGCGGCTGGTGTCCGAGGGCCAGGACGCGGTGACGTCCTTCCCCGAAGACCGCGGCTGGGACCTCGACGGACTGTTCGACCCGGACCCCGACCGTGCCGGTACCTCCTACACCGACAAGGGCGGATTCCTCCACGAGGCCGCGCAGTTCGACGCGGGCTTCTTCGGGATCTCGCCGCGCGAGGCCCTCGCCATGGACCCCCAGCAGCGGCTCCTGCTGGAGGCTTCCTGGGAGGCGCTGGAGCGGGCGGGTATCAACCCCGTCTCCTTGAAGGGCACCGATGTCGGCGTGTTCTCCGGCGTGTTCAGCCAGGGATACGTCGCCCCGGGGGCCAGCGTGGTGACGCCCGAACTGGAGGGCTTCGCGGGCACGGGCGGCTCGACGAGCGTGGCCTCGGGCCGGGTTTCCTACGTACTCGGCTTCGAGGGCCCCGCGGTGTCCGTGGACACGGCGTGCTCCTCCTCGCTCGTGGCGATGCACCTGGCCGCGCAGGCGCTGCGCCAGGGCGAGTGCTCGATGGCACTGGCCGGTGGCGCGACCGTACTCGCGTCGCCCGGAGTGTTCGCCGAGTTCTCCCGGCAGCGGGGCCTGGCCGCCGACGGGCGGTGCAAGGCCTTCGCGGACGGCGCGGACGGCACCGGCTGGGCCGAGGGCGTCGGTGTGGTGGTGCTGGAGCGGCTGTCGGTGGCGCGGGAGCGCGGCCACCGGGTGCTGGCGGTGCTGCGGGGCAGCGCGGTCAACCAGGACGGCGCGTCGAACGGCCTGACCGCCCCGAACGGCCCTTCGCAGCAGCGCGTGATCCGGGGAGCGCTGGCCAGCGCCGGGCTGGTCTCCGCCGACGTGGACGTGGTCGAGGCACACGGTACGGGTACGGCGCTGGGCGACCCGATCGAGGCGCAGGCCCTGCTGGCGACCTACGGTCAGGACCGCGATCCGGAACGGCCGCTGTGGCTCGGTTCGTTGAAGTCGAACATCGGCCACGCGCAGGCGGCTGCCGGTGTGGCCGGCGTGATCAAGATGGTGCAGGCGCTGCGGCACGGAGTGATGCCGCCCACGCTGCACGTGGACGCGCCGTCGAGCAAGGTCGACTGGTCCGCGGGTGCCGTGGAGCTGCTGACCGAGGCACGGCCCTGGCCGCAGAACGGCCGGCCGCGCCGGGCCGGTGTCTCCGCGTTCGGTGTCAGCGGCACGAACGCGCACCTGATCCTGGAGGAGGCGCCCGCCGAGGAGTCCGAGGCCGTCTCGGACGCGGCGGCGCCTGCCGGTGTGGTGCCGCTGGTCGTGTCGGCGGGGCCCCCCGGGTCGCTCGCGGCTCAGGCCGGGCGGCTGGCCGCGTGCCTCGAAGCCGACGGGGTACCGCCGGCGTCCGCGGCCGGAACACTCGCCACTGGGCGCGCGGTCTTCGGTGAGCGTGCGGTCGTGGTGGCCGAGTCCGGGGCGGAGGCGCTGGCAGGGCTTCGGGCGCTGGCGCGGGGCGAGAGCGCGGCGGGTGTGGTGTCCGGCTGTGCCGGGTCCGGTGCGCCGGGCAGGGTGGTGTGGGTGTTCCCGGGGCAGGGTTCGCAGTGGGCGGGCATGGGCCGTGAACTGCTGGATTCCTCCCCGGTGTTCGCGGAGCGGATCGCGGAGTGTGCGGCGGCTCTGGAGCCGTACGTGGACTGGTCGCTGCTTGAGGTGCTGCGCGGGGAGACCGAGCCCGAGCTCATGGAGCGCGTGGATGTCCTCCACCCCGCGAGTTTCGCGGTGATGGTGGGCCTTGCGGCGGTGTGGTCGTCCGTGGGCGTCAAGCCGGATGCGGTGCTGGGTCATTCGCAGGGTGAGATCGCGGCCGCGTGTGTGGCCGGCGCACTCTCCTTGGAGGATGCCGCCCGTGTGGTGGCGTTGCGCAGCCAGGCCATCGCCAAGGACTTGGCGGGGCGGGGCGGTATGGCGTCGGTGGCGCTGTCCGAGGACGAGGCCGTGGCGCGGATCGCGCCGTGGGCCGACCGTGTGGAGGTCGCGGCCGTCAACGGTCCGTCGTCGGTGGTGATCGCGGGTGACGCCGAGGCGCTGGACGAGGCCCTTGAGGCTCTGTCGGGGATGGAATCCGGGTCCGCCGGGTGGCGGTGGACTACGCCTCGCACACCCGCCATGTCGAGGACATCCGCGAGGCGCTCGCCGAGACGCTGGCCGGGATCGAGGCGCAGGCGCCGAAGGTGCCGTTCTACTCGACCGTGA
- a CDS encoding type I polyketide synthase, with protein MAVDYASHTRHVEDIREALAETLAGIEAQAPKVPFYSTVTGGWIADAGVLDGDYWYRNLRGQVGFGPAVAELLGQGHGVFVEVSAHPVLVQPITETVDTTDTRTDALVTGSLRREDGGLRRLLASMAEVFVRGVELDWAGVLPAGAASARVDLPTYAFEHQHYWLQATGAATDAASLGQATADHPLLGAVVQLPQSDGLVFTSRLSLRTHPWLADHAVGGVVIVPGTGLVELAVRAGDEAGCEVLEELVIEAPLVVPAHGGVRVQVAVGAPGETGARPVEVYSQREDAADGDGADAWTRHATGLLSASSAAPAAGQAFDFAAWPPLGAQPVEIGDFYGDLVERGYAYGPAFQGLRAVWRRGDEVFAEVALPAELVKEAAEFGIHPALLDAALQAGTVGAGAADDPGEPVLAFAWNGLELHAAGASRLRVRVAPNGPDALSFQAADETGGPVLTLDSLVSRPVSAEQLARPADTVVANALFQVEWSELPQVEDADPTLAWAPVATAEEVASLAEGVAGSGLSLTAVLEAAGGDDAGEDAVLALASRVLGVLQTWLAAPGLEDSRLVVATRGAVPAGDGGVTDPAGAAVWGLVRAAQTESPDRIILLDIDPAAEGSTDYVLDDILGSVLACGESQVAVRGATLSIPRFARAASQAQDAPAVFGPEGTVLVSGAGSLGCVVARHLVSRHGVRHLVLASRQGPDTEGMRELLAELTEQGAAVSAVACDVSDRDQVEALLASVPAEHRLTGVVHTAGVFDDGLIGALTPQRLAGVFAPKVDAVRHLDDLTRHLDLDAFIVFSSVAGLSGGAGQGNYSAANAFLDGLMAHRRAAGLPGLSLAWGLWEQSLGMASHLSAVDQARASRSGVLEISAAEGMELFDAAAVSGQALLVPVKLDLKAVRADAAAGRGVPHLLRGLVRTGRQQAQAGGTADQGPQLSDRLAGLGAAEQEALLLELVRAQAAVVLGHSGPGGVRPEMAFKDAGFDSLTSVELRNRVREATGLKLPATLVFDYPTPLALARYLLEEFGDAAPAPVAAAAVTGDATEPIAIVGMACRLPGGVADPEDLWRMVCEGRDAVSSFPDDRGWDLERLFDLDADRAGTSYTDQGGFLQGAGQFDAGFFGISPREALAMDPQQRLLLETSWEALEGTGTDPFSLKGTDVAVFSGVSSQGYGTGEIAPEVEGFAGTGLAPSVASGRVSYVFGFEGPSVSVDTACSSSLVAMHLAVQSLRQGECSMALAGGAMVMAHPGAFLAFSRQRGLAADGRCKAFADGADGMGLAEGVGVVVLERLSVARERGHQVLAVIRSSAVNQDGASNGLTAPSGPSQQRVIRKALATAGLTPSDVDVVEGHGTGTALGDPIEAQALLATYGKGRNPERPLWLGSLKSNIGHTQAAAGVASVIKMVQALRHGVMPPTLHVEKPTTEVDWTAGAVELLTEAREWPQYGGKPRRAGVSGFGVGGTNAHLILEEAPAEESEAVPEVAAPAGVVPLVVSARSAGSLAGQAGRLAALVQDADGVSYADVAGTLASGRAVFGERAVVVVESGEEALAGLRALARGESAPGVVTGSAGAHAPGRVVWVFPGQGSQWAGMGRELLDSSLVFAERIAECAAALEPYVDWSLIDVLRGESAPELIERVDVLQPASFAVMVGLAAVWESVRGRQARCGAGPLAG; from the coding sequence GTGGCGGTGGACTACGCCTCGCACACCCGCCATGTCGAGGACATCCGCGAGGCGCTCGCCGAGACGCTGGCCGGGATCGAGGCGCAGGCGCCGAAGGTGCCGTTCTACTCGACCGTGACCGGCGGTTGGATCGCGGACGCCGGGGTCCTGGACGGTGACTACTGGTACCGCAATCTCCGTGGCCAGGTGGGCTTCGGCCCGGCCGTGGCGGAGCTGCTCGGCCAGGGGCACGGGGTGTTCGTCGAGGTCAGTGCCCATCCGGTGCTGGTCCAGCCGATCACCGAGACCGTCGACACCACCGACACGCGCACCGATGCGCTGGTGACCGGTTCGCTGCGGCGCGAGGACGGCGGCCTGCGCCGGCTCCTCGCCTCGATGGCCGAGGTGTTCGTCCGCGGCGTGGAACTGGACTGGGCCGGAGTGCTGCCCGCCGGCGCGGCGTCCGCCCGCGTGGACCTGCCGACGTACGCCTTCGAGCACCAGCACTACTGGCTCCAGGCGACCGGCGCGGCAACCGACGCCGCGTCCCTGGGACAGGCGACGGCCGACCACCCGCTGCTGGGCGCGGTGGTGCAACTGCCGCAGTCCGACGGGCTCGTCTTCACCTCGCGGCTCTCCCTGCGCACGCACCCCTGGCTGGCCGACCACGCCGTCGGCGGCGTCGTCATCGTGCCGGGCACCGGACTGGTGGAGCTGGCCGTACGCGCCGGCGACGAGGCCGGCTGCGAGGTGCTGGAAGAGCTCGTCATCGAGGCCCCGCTGGTGGTGCCGGCGCACGGCGGTGTCCGCGTGCAGGTCGCGGTCGGTGCGCCGGGCGAGACCGGTGCCCGCCCGGTGGAGGTGTACTCCCAGCGCGAGGACGCCGCCGACGGGGACGGCGCGGACGCCTGGACGCGGCACGCCACCGGACTCCTGTCCGCCTCGTCGGCCGCACCGGCAGCGGGGCAGGCATTCGACTTCGCCGCATGGCCGCCGCTGGGGGCGCAGCCGGTCGAGATCGGGGACTTCTACGGCGACCTGGTCGAGCGCGGCTACGCGTACGGTCCGGCGTTCCAGGGCCTGCGGGCGGTGTGGCGGCGCGGCGACGAGGTGTTCGCCGAGGTCGCCCTGCCCGCGGAACTGGTCAAGGAAGCAGCCGAGTTCGGCATTCACCCCGCGCTGCTGGACGCCGCCCTGCAGGCCGGGACGGTCGGCGCCGGCGCGGCGGACGACCCCGGCGAGCCGGTGCTGGCCTTCGCCTGGAACGGGCTGGAGCTGCACGCCGCCGGTGCCTCGAGGCTGCGGGTGCGCGTCGCGCCGAACGGCCCGGACGCGCTGTCCTTCCAGGCCGCCGACGAGACCGGCGGCCCGGTCCTGACACTGGACTCGCTGGTGTCCCGGCCGGTGTCCGCCGAGCAGTTGGCGCGGCCGGCGGACACGGTCGTCGCCAACGCGCTGTTCCAGGTCGAGTGGAGCGAGCTGCCCCAGGTCGAGGACGCGGACCCGACGCTCGCGTGGGCGCCGGTGGCCACCGCCGAGGAAGTCGCCTCGCTGGCCGAAGGCGTGGCCGGATCGGGCCTGTCGCTGACTGCGGTCCTGGAGGCGGCAGGCGGCGACGACGCCGGCGAGGACGCGGTGCTCGCCCTGGCCTCCCGGGTGCTCGGGGTGCTGCAGACGTGGCTGGCCGCGCCCGGCCTGGAGGACTCCCGGCTGGTGGTGGCCACCCGGGGCGCGGTGCCCGCCGGTGACGGCGGGGTGACCGACCCGGCCGGAGCGGCGGTGTGGGGTCTGGTGCGCGCCGCCCAGACCGAGAGCCCCGACCGGATCATCCTGCTGGACATCGATCCCGCTGCCGAGGGCAGCACCGACTACGTGCTGGACGACATCCTCGGTTCGGTGCTGGCCTGCGGCGAGTCGCAGGTCGCGGTCCGCGGAGCGACCCTCTCCATACCCCGGTTCGCCCGCGCCGCCTCCCAGGCGCAGGACGCTCCCGCGGTCTTCGGGCCCGAGGGGACCGTCCTGGTCTCGGGTGCCGGATCGCTGGGCTGTGTCGTGGCCCGGCACCTGGTCTCCCGCCACGGCGTACGGCACCTGGTCCTGGCCAGTCGTCAGGGTCCGGACACCGAGGGCATGCGGGAGCTGCTCGCCGAGCTCACCGAGCAGGGTGCCGCCGTGTCGGCGGTGGCCTGTGACGTGTCCGACCGTGACCAGGTCGAGGCCTTGCTGGCCTCCGTACCGGCCGAGCACCGCCTCACCGGTGTCGTGCACACCGCCGGTGTGTTCGATGACGGGTTGATCGGGGCGCTGACGCCGCAGCGGCTGGCGGGCGTGTTCGCACCCAAGGTGGACGCCGTACGGCACCTCGACGACCTGACCCGTCACCTGGACCTCGACGCGTTCATCGTGTTCTCGTCCGTCGCGGGCCTGTCCGGCGGCGCCGGCCAGGGCAACTACTCCGCGGCGAACGCCTTCCTCGACGGACTCATGGCCCACCGCCGGGCGGCGGGCCTGCCGGGCCTCTCGCTGGCATGGGGCCTGTGGGAGCAGAGCCTCGGCATGGCCTCGCACCTCAGTGCCGTAGACCAGGCGCGTGCCAGCCGCAGCGGCGTCCTGGAGATCTCCGCGGCGGAGGGAATGGAGCTGTTCGATGCCGCCGCGGTGTCCGGGCAGGCCCTGCTGGTGCCGGTCAAGCTGGACCTGAAGGCGGTACGCGCCGACGCGGCCGCCGGGCGGGGAGTGCCGCACCTGCTGCGCGGCCTGGTCCGCACGGGCCGGCAGCAGGCGCAGGCGGGTGGCACCGCCGACCAGGGCCCGCAGCTCTCCGACCGGCTGGCCGGACTCGGTGCGGCCGAACAGGAGGCGCTGCTGCTGGAGCTGGTGCGGGCGCAGGCCGCGGTCGTGCTCGGGCACAGCGGGCCGGGCGGTGTGCGGCCGGAGATGGCGTTCAAGGACGCCGGGTTCGATTCGCTCACCTCGGTCGAGCTGCGCAACCGGGTGCGCGAGGCGACGGGTCTGAAGCTCCCCGCCACGCTGGTATTCGACTACCCCACCCCGCTCGCCCTGGCCCGCTACCTCCTCGAGGAGTTCGGCGACGCGGCGCCGGCGCCGGTGGCAGCGGCGGCCGTCACGGGCGACGCGACGGAACCGATCGCGATCGTCGGGATGGCGTGCCGCCTGCCCGGCGGCGTGGCGGATCCCGAGGACCTGTGGCGGATGGTGTGCGAGGGCCGGGACGCGGTGTCGTCCTTCCCCGACGACCGGGGCTGGGACCTGGAGCGCCTGTTCGACCTGGACGCCGACCGCGCGGGCACCTCCTACACCGACCAGGGCGGCTTCCTCCAGGGCGCCGGCCAGTTCGACGCGGGGTTCTTCGGGATCTCGCCGCGCGAGGCCCTCGCCATGGACCCCCAGCAGCGGCTCCTGCTGGAAACCTCCTGGGAGGCGCTGGAGGGGACCGGCACCGACCCGTTCTCGCTGAAGGGCACCGACGTCGCCGTGTTCTCCGGCGTGTCCAGCCAGGGCTACGGCACCGGTGAGATCGCGCCGGAAGTCGAGGGCTTCGCGGGTACCGGGCTGGCGCCGAGCGTGGCGTCGGGCCGCGTGTCGTACGTGTTCGGCTTCGAGGGCCCCTCGGTGTCGGTGGACACGGCGTGCTCGTCCTCGCTGGTGGCGATGCACCTGGCCGTGCAGTCGCTGCGCCAGGGAGAGTGCTCGATGGCACTGGCCGGCGGCGCGATGGTCATGGCCCACCCCGGCGCGTTCCTGGCGTTCTCCCGGCAGCGGGGCCTCGCCGCCGACGGGCGGTGCAAGGCCTTCGCGGACGGCGCGGACGGCATGGGGCTGGCCGAGGGCGTCGGTGTGGTGGTGCTGGAGCGGCTGTCGGTGGCGCGGGAGCGCGGCCACCAGGTCCTGGCCGTCATCCGCAGCAGCGCCGTCAACCAGGACGGCGCGTCCAACGGCCTGACCGCCCCGAGCGGGCCGTCGCAGCAGCGGGTCATCCGCAAGGCGCTGGCCACGGCCGGTCTCACCCCGTCCGATGTGGACGTGGTGGAGGGGCACGGAACCGGTACGGCTCTGGGCGACCCGATCGAGGCGCAGGCGCTGCTGGCGACCTACGGCAAGGGCCGGAACCCGGAGCGGCCGCTGTGGCTGGGCTCCTTGAAGTCGAACATCGGCCACACCCAGGCGGCGGCCGGTGTGGCGAGTGTGATCAAAATGGTCCAGGCACTGCGCCACGGCGTCATGCCTCCCACCCTGCACGTGGAGAAGCCCACCACCGAGGTGGACTGGACGGCGGGTGCGGTGGAGTTGCTGACCGAGGCGCGGGAGTGGCCGCAGTACGGTGGCAAGCCGCGCCGGGCCGGTGTGTCCGGGTTCGGTGTCGGTGGCACGAACGCGCACCTGATCCTGGAAGAGGCGCCCGCCGAAGAGTCCGAGGCCGTCCCGGAGGTGGCGGCGCCCGCCGGTGTGGTGCCGCTGGTGGTCTCCGCGCGCAGTGCCGGTTCGCTGGCCGGTCAGGCCGGCCGGCTGGCGGCACTGGTCCAGGACGCTGACGGGGTGTCGTACGCGGACGTCGCCGGAACCCTGGCTTCAGGCCGGGCGGTCTTCGGTGAGCGTGCGGTCGTGGTGGTCGAGTCCGGCGAGGAGGCACTGGCAGGACTCCGGGCGCTGGCGCGGGGGGAGAGCGCGCCCGGTGTCGTGACGGGCAGCGCCGGTGCGCATGCGCCGGGCAGGGTGGTGTGGGTGTTCCCGGGGCAGGGTTCGCAGTGGGCGGGCATGGGCCGTGAACTGCTGGACAGCTCCCTGGTGTTCGCGGAGCGGATCGCGGAGTGTGCGGCGGCTTTGGAGCCGTACGTGGACTGGTCGCTGATCGACGTGCTGCGCGGCGAGAGCGCCCCCGAGCTCATCGAGCGCGTGGACGTTCTTCAGCCGGCGAGTTTCGCGGTGATGGTGGGCCTGGCGGCGGTCTGGGAGTCGGTCCGTGGGCGTCAAGCCCGATGCGGTGCTGGGCCACTCGCAGGGTGA